From Skermanella sp. TT6, a single genomic window includes:
- the pyrF gene encoding orotidine-5'-phosphate decarboxylase, producing the protein MTSPASRIFVSIDTPEIDAARDLAERLTGFVGGVKLGLEFFCGQGPSGIRAVMGGVRLPLFLDLKLHDIPNTVAAAVRAVLPLQPTFLTIHTGGGPAMMRAAAEAASMTDLPRPRLLGVTVLTSLDDDDLVAVGQGVPVLDQARRLAALARSSGLDGVICSPAEVAALRAECGDDFVLMVPGIRPAGSAVGDQKRVMTPRDAVEQGADFLVIGRPITQAPDPAEAARAIVGEL; encoded by the coding sequence ATGACCTCGCCGGCCTCCCGGATCTTCGTTTCCATCGACACGCCCGAGATCGACGCCGCGCGCGATCTGGCCGAGCGGCTGACCGGCTTCGTGGGCGGGGTCAAGCTGGGGCTGGAATTCTTCTGCGGGCAGGGGCCGTCGGGCATCCGGGCCGTCATGGGCGGCGTGCGGCTGCCGCTGTTCCTGGACCTGAAGCTCCACGACATCCCCAACACGGTCGCGGCGGCGGTGCGGGCGGTGCTGCCGCTCCAGCCCACTTTCCTGACCATCCACACCGGCGGCGGGCCGGCGATGATGCGGGCGGCGGCGGAAGCGGCCTCCATGACCGACCTGCCGCGGCCCCGGCTGCTGGGCGTCACGGTGCTGACCAGCCTGGACGACGACGACCTGGTGGCGGTCGGGCAGGGCGTCCCGGTGCTGGACCAGGCCCGGCGGCTGGCGGCGCTGGCCCGGTCCTCCGGCCTGGACGGGGTCATCTGCTCGCCGGCCGAGGTGGCGGCGCTGCGGGCCGAGTGCGGCGACGATTTCGTGCTGATGGTGCCGGGCATCCGGCCGGCCGGTTCCGCCGTGGGCGACCAGAAGCGCGTGATGACCCCGCGCGACGCGGTCGAGCAGGGGGCGGACTTCCTGGTCATCGGGCGCCCGATCACCCAGGCGCCGGACCCGGCCGAGGCCGCCCGCGCCATCGTCGGCGAACTTTAG
- a CDS encoding phosphoribosylanthranilate isomerase, translating into MTVQVKICGVSHPGAVTAAVQGGARYIGLVFYERSPRHVAPPLAAELARMVPTGVRTVGLFVDPTNEYLEHVVSQVPLDLIQLHGDETPERVAEIRAAFSMPVMKAIKVSSAADLDAAEAYAAVADRLLFDAKPPAKVAALPGGNGIAFDWTILTGRTWSKPWMLSGGLTADNVAEAIAVSGAASIDVSSGVEDRPGHKDPDLIRGFLKAAGR; encoded by the coding sequence ATGACTGTTCAGGTGAAGATCTGCGGCGTCAGCCATCCCGGCGCGGTCACCGCCGCGGTCCAGGGTGGGGCGCGCTATATCGGGCTGGTGTTCTACGAGCGCTCGCCCCGGCACGTGGCCCCGCCCCTGGCGGCGGAGCTGGCGCGCATGGTGCCGACGGGCGTCAGGACGGTCGGGCTGTTCGTCGATCCCACGAACGAGTACCTGGAGCATGTGGTGAGCCAGGTGCCGCTCGACCTGATCCAGCTCCACGGCGACGAGACGCCGGAGCGGGTCGCGGAGATCCGGGCCGCCTTCTCCATGCCGGTGATGAAGGCGATCAAGGTGTCCTCCGCGGCGGACCTGGACGCCGCCGAGGCCTATGCCGCGGTGGCCGACCGGCTGCTGTTCGACGCCAAGCCGCCGGCCAAGGTCGCGGCCCTTCCGGGCGGCAACGGCATCGCCTTCGACTGGACCATCCTGACCGGGCGGACCTGGTCCAAGCCCTGGATGCTGTCGGGCGGGCTGACCGCGGACAACGTCGCGGAGGCCATCGCGGTCAGCGGCGCCGCGTCGATCGATGTCAGTTCGGGGGTCGAGGACCGGCCGGGCCACAAGGACCCGGACCTGATCCGCGGCTTCCTGAAGGCGGCGGGCCGCTGA
- the recN gene encoding DNA repair protein RecN → MLVALSIRDVVLIERLSLSLNAGLCVLTGETGAGKSILLDALGLALGGRGDSTLVRHGSDQASVTAEFDLPEDHPAVALVREQGLEIEDTLVLRRVVTADGRSRAYVNDQAIGVTLLRRLGETLVEVHGQFDTHGLLNPQTHRSVLDAYAGLATIAAQVSAAYRAWRQVEAAREEAAEEIARARAEEDYLRHAVAELDELRPRPGEEEELAETRTVMMHREKVVEALNAAFGELAGERGVERGLNGAHRALMRIIDKAGGRLEPVIGALDRALAEVADAVATLQALSNDEDMDANALEKLEERLFALRAAARKHNVDVDRLAALREEMSRRLNLIEDQGDALERLAREAAQARDAYLEAAKRLSDFRRKAAGKLDAAVARELPPLKLDRARFTTALEPLDESSWGPDGIDRVAFLVATNPGSPPGQINKIASGGELARFMLALKVVLAQVGTVPTLVFDEVDTGIGGAVAAAVGERLAKLGRDRQVLVVTHSPQVAARGAHHLKVQKQVQKQDSEERVTTEVVELGDRQRREEIARMLSGAKVTEEARAAAESLIAGHG, encoded by the coding sequence ATGCTGGTCGCGCTGTCGATCCGCGACGTCGTCCTGATCGAGCGTCTGTCCCTGTCGCTGAACGCGGGGCTGTGCGTCCTGACCGGCGAGACGGGTGCCGGCAAGTCGATCCTGCTCGACGCGCTGGGCCTTGCGCTCGGCGGCCGGGGCGACAGCACCCTGGTGCGCCACGGCAGCGACCAGGCCTCCGTCACCGCGGAGTTCGACCTGCCGGAGGACCACCCGGCCGTGGCCCTGGTGCGCGAGCAGGGGCTGGAGATCGAGGACACCCTCGTCCTGCGCCGGGTCGTCACGGCCGACGGGCGCTCGCGCGCCTATGTCAACGACCAGGCGATCGGCGTGACCCTGCTGCGCCGCCTGGGGGAGACGCTGGTCGAGGTCCACGGCCAGTTCGACACCCACGGCCTGCTCAACCCGCAGACCCACCGCTCCGTGCTGGACGCCTATGCCGGCCTCGCCACCATAGCGGCGCAGGTCTCGGCCGCGTACCGCGCCTGGCGCCAGGTCGAGGCCGCGCGCGAGGAGGCGGCGGAGGAGATCGCCCGCGCCCGGGCGGAGGAGGATTATCTCCGCCACGCCGTCGCCGAGCTGGACGAGCTCCGGCCCCGCCCCGGCGAGGAGGAGGAGCTGGCCGAGACCCGCACGGTCATGATGCACCGGGAGAAGGTGGTCGAGGCGCTGAACGCCGCCTTCGGCGAGCTGGCCGGCGAGCGCGGCGTGGAACGCGGCCTCAACGGCGCCCACCGCGCGCTGATGCGGATCATCGACAAGGCCGGCGGCCGGCTGGAGCCGGTGATCGGCGCCCTGGACCGCGCCCTGGCGGAGGTCGCCGACGCGGTCGCCACCCTCCAGGCGCTCTCCAACGACGAGGACATGGACGCCAATGCGCTGGAGAAGCTGGAGGAGCGGCTGTTCGCGCTCCGAGCGGCCGCCCGCAAGCACAATGTGGACGTGGACCGGCTGGCGGCGCTCCGCGAGGAGATGTCGCGCCGCCTCAACCTGATCGAGGACCAGGGCGACGCGCTGGAACGGCTCGCCCGCGAGGCGGCCCAGGCCCGCGACGCCTATCTGGAGGCGGCGAAACGCCTGTCCGACTTCCGCCGCAAGGCCGCGGGCAAGCTGGACGCCGCGGTCGCCCGCGAGCTGCCGCCGCTCAAGCTGGACCGCGCCCGCTTCACCACCGCGCTGGAGCCGCTGGACGAATCCTCCTGGGGTCCCGACGGCATCGACCGCGTCGCCTTCCTGGTGGCGACCAACCCGGGCTCTCCCCCCGGCCAGATCAACAAGATCGCCTCCGGCGGCGAGCTGGCGCGCTTCATGCTGGCGCTCAAGGTGGTGCTGGCCCAGGTCGGCACCGTGCCCACCCTGGTGTTCGACGAGGTGGACACCGGCATCGGCGGCGCCGTCGCGGCGGCGGTCGGCGAGCGGCTGGCCAAGCTGGGACGCGACCGGCAGGTGCTGGTGGTGACCCACAGTCCCCAGGTGGCGGCGCGCGGCGCCCATCACCTGAAGGTGCAGAAGCAGGTCCAGAAACAGGATTCGGAGGAAAGGGTGACGACGGAAGTGGTGGAATTGGGCGACCGGCAGCGGCGCGAGGAGATCGCGCGCATGCTCTCCGGCGCCAAGGTCACCGAGGAGGCCCGCGCCGCCGCGGAAAGCCTGATCGCGGGGCACGGCTGA
- the ligA gene encoding NAD-dependent DNA ligase LigA: MTAGAREAVRDIPADELSPEQAAEELAALAAEIAHHDTLYHQQDRPEISDAAYDLLRRRNDAIELRFPELKRGDSPSRKVGAAPAAGFAKVRHAVPMLSLGNAFAGEDVQEFVQRICRFLNIKEADQVEFVAEPKIDGLSCSLRYEKGRLVLAATRGDGQEGEDVTANVRTIGDVPEQLAGPVPDVLEVRGEVYMDRAEFMALNERQAAAGKPIFANPRNAAAGSLRQLDSRITASRPLGFFGYSWGEVSEPLGTTQWEVRRRLEDWGFRPNKPAELCCGADALLRYYDQVQERRSTLPFDIDGVVYKVNRLDWQDRLGFVSRAPRWAIAHKFPAEQAQTRLKDITIQVGRTGAMTPVAELEPVTVGGVVVSRATLHNEDEIRRKDVRKGDLVVVQRAGDVIPQIVQAVLDKRPADSEAYVFPDHCPVCGSAAVRPEGEVIRRCTGGLICEAQAVERLRHFVSRDAFDIEGLGEKIIREFWDEGMVRRPGDIFRLREKDAASLTRLKNRHGWGEKSAAKLFDSIDARRSIPLDRFIFALGIPQVGQTTARLLARSYRGFDHWREQMAAAQVHGSEAYGELIGIEQIGPSVADDLLGFFAEPHNLEVLDDLLAAGVAVTDFVPPRVQSSPIAGKTVVFTGTLETVTRSEAKARAESLGAKVAGSVSSKTDYVVVGADAGSKATKARDLGLTTLTEQEWLDLVASQ; the protein is encoded by the coding sequence ATGACGGCGGGCGCCCGCGAAGCCGTCCGCGACATCCCCGCCGACGAACTCTCCCCCGAGCAGGCCGCCGAGGAGTTGGCGGCCCTGGCGGCGGAGATCGCCCACCACGACACCCTGTACCACCAGCAGGACCGGCCGGAGATCTCCGACGCCGCCTACGATCTGCTCCGCCGCCGCAACGACGCGATCGAGCTGCGCTTCCCCGAGCTGAAGCGCGGCGACAGCCCGTCCCGGAAGGTCGGGGCCGCCCCCGCCGCGGGCTTCGCCAAGGTCCGCCACGCCGTGCCGATGCTGTCGCTGGGCAACGCCTTCGCGGGCGAGGACGTCCAGGAATTCGTCCAGCGCATCTGCCGCTTCCTGAACATCAAGGAGGCGGACCAGGTCGAGTTCGTCGCCGAGCCCAAGATCGACGGCCTGTCCTGCTCGCTGCGCTACGAGAAGGGCCGGCTCGTCCTCGCCGCCACCCGCGGCGACGGACAGGAGGGCGAGGACGTCACCGCCAATGTCCGGACCATCGGCGACGTGCCGGAGCAGCTCGCCGGCCCGGTCCCGGACGTGCTGGAAGTGCGCGGCGAGGTCTACATGGACCGGGCCGAGTTCATGGCCCTGAACGAGCGGCAGGCCGCCGCCGGCAAGCCGATCTTCGCCAACCCGCGCAACGCCGCCGCCGGCAGCCTGCGCCAGCTCGACTCCAGGATCACCGCGTCGCGGCCCCTGGGCTTCTTCGGCTATTCCTGGGGCGAGGTGTCGGAACCGCTGGGCACGACCCAGTGGGAGGTGCGCCGGCGGCTGGAGGACTGGGGCTTCCGCCCGAACAAGCCGGCCGAGCTGTGCTGCGGCGCCGACGCGCTGCTGCGCTACTACGACCAGGTGCAGGAGCGGCGCAGCACCCTGCCCTTCGACATCGACGGCGTCGTCTACAAGGTCAACCGGCTTGACTGGCAGGACCGGCTGGGCTTCGTCAGCCGGGCGCCGCGCTGGGCCATCGCCCACAAGTTCCCGGCGGAGCAGGCCCAGACCCGGCTGAAGGACATCACCATCCAGGTCGGCCGGACCGGTGCCATGACCCCCGTGGCCGAGCTGGAGCCGGTGACGGTCGGCGGCGTCGTGGTCAGCCGCGCCACCCTGCACAACGAGGACGAGATCCGGCGCAAGGACGTGCGCAAGGGCGACCTCGTCGTCGTCCAGCGCGCCGGCGACGTGATCCCGCAGATCGTCCAGGCCGTCCTGGACAAGCGCCCGGCCGACTCCGAAGCTTACGTCTTCCCCGACCACTGCCCGGTATGCGGCAGCGCCGCCGTCCGGCCGGAGGGCGAGGTGATCCGCCGCTGCACCGGCGGCCTGATCTGCGAGGCCCAGGCGGTGGAGCGGCTGCGCCATTTCGTCAGCCGCGACGCCTTCGACATCGAAGGGCTGGGCGAGAAGATCATCCGGGAATTCTGGGACGAGGGCATGGTCCGCCGGCCCGGCGACATCTTCCGCCTGCGCGAGAAGGACGCCGCCAGCCTGACCCGGCTGAAGAACCGCCACGGCTGGGGCGAGAAGTCGGCGGCCAAGCTGTTCGACAGCATCGACGCCCGCCGCAGCATCCCGCTCGACCGCTTCATCTTCGCGCTCGGGATTCCCCAGGTCGGCCAGACCACCGCCCGCCTGCTGGCCCGCAGCTACCGCGGCTTCGACCATTGGCGCGAGCAGATGGCCGCCGCCCAGGTACACGGCTCCGAAGCCTATGGCGAGCTGATCGGGATCGAGCAGATCGGCCCCTCGGTCGCCGACGACCTGCTGGGCTTCTTCGCCGAGCCGCATAATCTGGAAGTGCTGGACGACCTGCTGGCCGCCGGGGTCGCCGTCACCGATTTCGTGCCGCCCAGGGTCCAGTCCTCGCCCATCGCCGGCAAGACGGTCGTGTTCACCGGCACCCTCGAAACCGTGACCCGCAGCGAGGCCAAAGCCCGGGCCGAGTCCCTCGGCGCCAAGGTGGCCGGCTCCGTCTCGTCCAAGACCGACTATGTGGTGGTCGGCGCCGATGCCGGCAGCAAGGCGACCAAGGCCCGCGACCTCGGCCTCACCACCCTGACCGAGCAGGAGTGGCTGGACCTCGTCGCCTCGCAGTAG
- a CDS encoding acylphosphatase, with product MNDTKAVNVTVSGKVQGVWYRAWTVEEARSRGLVGWVRNRNDGTVEAVFAGPAGQVDDMVEACRRGPKHARVAGVAVAPAGYPSVDGFEQRATY from the coding sequence ATGAATGACACCAAGGCGGTCAACGTCACGGTTTCGGGCAAGGTCCAGGGGGTGTGGTACCGCGCCTGGACGGTCGAGGAGGCGCGCTCGCGCGGGCTGGTCGGCTGGGTGCGCAACCGGAACGACGGGACGGTCGAGGCGGTCTTCGCCGGGCCGGCCGGGCAGGTGGACGACATGGTCGAGGCCTGCCGGCGGGGACCGAAGCACGCCCGGGTCGCCGGCGTGGCGGTCGCGCCGGCGGGTTACCCGAGCGTGGACGGGTTCGAGCAGCGGGCGACCTATTGA
- a CDS encoding DUF6194 family protein — protein sequence METCAEVRVIPGPGQDEYFYNPEDRLEQGTHMATLKRKDGKGDKASRLDRGGLFRLDLGVPRETYVELFGRLRKTPSKGDVIAGPWDFTMIDTLMPHPSYGWDGWVSVINPSAKTFQEECRPLIGLAHARAVARFNERMGKNVSG from the coding sequence ATGGAGACGTGCGCGGAGGTGCGGGTGATCCCCGGGCCGGGCCAGGACGAGTATTTCTACAATCCGGAGGACCGCTTGGAACAGGGGACGCACATGGCGACCCTGAAGCGGAAGGACGGGAAGGGCGACAAGGCCAGCCGGCTGGATCGCGGGGGGCTGTTCCGCCTGGATCTGGGGGTGCCGAGGGAAACCTATGTCGAGCTGTTCGGCCGGCTGCGGAAGACACCTTCCAAAGGCGACGTGATCGCGGGACCGTGGGACTTCACGATGATAGACACGCTGATGCCCCATCCGAGCTATGGCTGGGACGGCTGGGTGAGCGTCATCAATCCCTCCGCAAAGACTTTCCAGGAGGAGTGCCGGCCGCTGATCGGGCTGGCCCATGCCCGGGCGGTCGCCCGGTTCAACGAGCGCATGGGCAAGAACGTATCGGGCTAG
- a CDS encoding 2TM domain-containing protein codes for MEELPSEGEPREEPREEVEERDEAGPAKRRLRGFLNHLIIYFSAMILLVPINFLLTPGRVWFVFPLVAWGAPLAIHAAFAMGLFDRWKR; via the coding sequence ATGGAAGAGCTGCCGTCCGAAGGCGAGCCCAGGGAAGAGCCCAGGGAAGAGGTGGAGGAACGGGATGAGGCCGGCCCGGCGAAGCGCCGGCTGCGCGGGTTCCTGAACCACCTGATCATCTATTTCTCGGCCATGATCCTGCTGGTGCCGATCAATTTCCTGCTGACGCCGGGCAGGGTCTGGTTCGTCTTCCCCCTGGTCGCGTGGGGAGCGCCGCTGGCGATCCACGCCGCCTTCGCCATGGGGCTGTTCGATCGATGGAAGCGGTGA
- a CDS encoding ornithine cyclodeaminase family protein, with amino-acid sequence MRTISAAEVEAALEFGPLIERLRKMFRSGCDAPVRHHHTIPTFDQHAATLLVMPAWQVGRYIGVKLVTVFPDNGTRGLPSIMGSYLLLSGKTGAPLAMIDGPALTVKRTAAASALAASYLARNDASRLLMVGTGALAPHLVLAHATVRPIREVLVWGRDPAKADRLAKQLNRRGMKVSATQDLEGAVRGADIVSCATLSREPLIRGEWLAEGVHVDLVGGFTPEMREADDAAIARARIFVDTREGATKEAGDITQPLAAGLMTVDDIAGDLFDLTRGDRAGRRFYNQITLFKSVGTALEDLAAAQYAVEVT; translated from the coding sequence ATGAGGACTATCAGTGCCGCCGAGGTGGAGGCGGCCCTAGAGTTCGGGCCGCTGATCGAGAGGTTGCGGAAGATGTTCCGCTCGGGGTGCGACGCGCCGGTCCGGCACCACCACACCATCCCGACCTTCGACCAGCACGCCGCCACGCTGCTGGTGATGCCGGCCTGGCAGGTCGGCCGCTATATCGGGGTCAAGCTGGTCACCGTGTTCCCCGACAACGGGACGCGCGGCCTGCCCTCGATCATGGGTTCCTACCTGCTGCTGAGCGGCAAGACCGGCGCGCCGCTGGCCATGATCGACGGGCCGGCGCTGACCGTCAAGCGGACGGCGGCGGCCTCGGCCCTGGCGGCCTCCTACCTGGCGCGGAACGACGCCAGCCGGCTGCTGATGGTTGGGACCGGCGCGCTGGCGCCCCATCTGGTGCTGGCCCACGCGACCGTTCGGCCGATCCGCGAGGTGCTGGTCTGGGGCCGCGACCCGGCCAAGGCCGACCGGCTGGCGAAGCAGCTCAACCGGCGCGGGATGAAGGTTTCCGCGACTCAGGACCTGGAGGGGGCGGTGCGCGGGGCCGACATCGTGTCCTGCGCCACCCTGTCGCGCGAGCCGCTGATCCGGGGGGAGTGGCTGGCCGAGGGCGTCCACGTGGACCTGGTCGGCGGCTTCACGCCCGAGATGCGGGAGGCCGACGACGCGGCGATCGCCCGCGCCCGCATCTTCGTCGATACCCGCGAGGGCGCCACGAAGGAGGCCGGCGACATCACCCAGCCGCTGGCGGCCGGGCTGATGACGGTGGACGACATCGCCGGCGACCTGTTCGACCTGACCCGCGGCGACCGCGCCGGGCGGCGGTTCTATAATCAGATCACCCTGTTCAAGTCGGTCGGCACCGCGCTGGAAGACCTCGCCGCCGCCCAGTACGCCGTCGAAGTCACCTGA
- a CDS encoding lipopolysaccharide assembly protein LapA domain-containing protein codes for MRYLSWIITIPIALVIVSFAVSNRDPVELALWPLPFSITVPIYVAALTALVLGFLAGGFVAWSADRKHRVAARVRGRKAAQLERELSREREERTAAEKRVAEAAQRLAASNAPMLTSDAAARRVPMSQIETARAQ; via the coding sequence GTGCGTTACCTGTCCTGGATCATCACCATCCCGATCGCCCTGGTCATCGTGTCGTTCGCCGTGTCGAACCGCGATCCCGTCGAGCTGGCCCTGTGGCCGCTGCCGTTCTCGATCACGGTGCCGATCTATGTCGCGGCGCTCACGGCGCTGGTCCTGGGCTTCCTGGCCGGCGGCTTCGTCGCCTGGAGCGCCGACCGCAAGCACCGCGTCGCCGCCCGCGTGCGCGGACGCAAGGCCGCCCAGCTGGAGCGCGAGCTGTCCCGCGAGCGGGAGGAGCGCACCGCCGCCGAGAAGCGCGTCGCCGAGGCGGCCCAGCGGCTGGCCGCGAGCAACGCGCCGATGCTGACGTCCGACGCCGCGGCGCGCCGGGTGCCGATGTCCCAGATCGAGACGGCCCGGGCGCAGTGA
- a CDS encoding outer membrane protein assembly factor BamD, giving the protein MMTRLSPALIRLVAAPLLGLSLAACASTEEAPYVERPVETIYSEAAAAMDEERYKEAARLFDEVERQHPYSQWATRAQLMAAYAHYQALAYDDAIIALDRFIQLHPGSDDIAYAYYMKGLCYYEQITDVGRDQRITQQALDALGEVTRRFPESPYSRDAALKIDLTNDHLAGKEMEIGRYYLRQGHQNAAIGRFRTVIERYQTTSHVPEALHRLTEAYLALGVVDEAQAAAAVLGHNFPGSEWYVDSYALLVDANVRPESSSKSWISRAWASVF; this is encoded by the coding sequence ATGATGACCCGTCTGTCTCCCGCCCTGATCCGCCTGGTCGCCGCCCCCCTGCTCGGCCTGAGCCTTGCCGCGTGCGCGTCCACCGAGGAGGCGCCCTATGTCGAGCGCCCGGTCGAAACGATCTATTCCGAGGCGGCCGCCGCCATGGATGAGGAACGGTACAAGGAGGCGGCGCGCCTGTTCGACGAGGTCGAGCGCCAGCACCCCTACTCGCAATGGGCGACCCGGGCGCAGCTGATGGCGGCCTACGCCCATTACCAGGCGCTGGCCTACGACGACGCGATCATCGCGCTGGACCGGTTCATCCAGCTCCACCCCGGCAGCGACGACATCGCCTACGCCTATTACATGAAGGGGCTCTGCTATTACGAGCAGATCACCGACGTGGGCCGCGACCAGCGGATCACCCAGCAGGCGCTCGACGCGCTGGGCGAGGTCACGCGGCGCTTCCCGGAATCGCCCTATTCCCGCGATGCGGCGCTTAAAATCGACCTGACCAATGACCATCTGGCAGGCAAGGAGATGGAGATCGGGCGCTACTACCTGCGCCAAGGCCATCAGAACGCCGCGATCGGCCGTTTCCGCACCGTCATCGAGAGATACCAGACCACCAGCCACGTGCCGGAAGCCCTGCATCGCCTGACCGAAGCCTACCTCGCCCTCGGCGTGGTGGACGAGGCGCAGGCGGCGGCGGCCGTGCTGGGTCACAACTTTCCGGGCAGCGAATGGTACGTAGACAGCTACGCCCTGCTGGTGGACGCGAACGTGCGGCCGGAGAGCAGCAGCAAATCATGGATCAGCCGGGCCTGGGCCTCGGTGTTCTAA
- a CDS encoding NAD(P)/FAD-dependent oxidoreductase — protein sequence MGMHVAVVGAGIMGLSTAWALARRGHRVSVYDQHAVPNPLGSSVDQHRLIRHAYGAEGGYTDMVDEAYGAWERLWADLGQRLYEPTGTLCIGSIEDTAWLHESAATLAERGRAVRWLSGAALAAEFPLIEARGIREAFHLETGGVLLAGRIVELLAHHLPGRNVTIHPHAAVLDLDPATATIRLADRSVVRADALVVAAGPWVPRLVPELAGRAVPSRQVLTYLTMPEGLRAAWAKHPMVLDIDPDCGFYLVPPVAGTGMKIGDHRFTLAGDPDRDREAGLEEAERIWAFGRARLADPDRYSIASAATCFYTCEKDERFVVEPLDGAGASGGRAWVMTGFSGHGFKFGPVLGERMAAALENPDLGPTLTSWAAGRQPVPRDQ from the coding sequence ATGGGAATGCATGTCGCGGTGGTCGGGGCCGGAATCATGGGCCTCTCCACCGCCTGGGCGCTCGCGCGCCGGGGGCACAGGGTCAGCGTCTACGACCAGCACGCGGTGCCGAACCCGCTGGGGTCCTCGGTCGACCAGCACCGGCTGATCCGCCACGCCTATGGGGCGGAGGGCGGCTACACCGACATGGTGGACGAGGCCTACGGCGCTTGGGAGCGGCTGTGGGCCGACCTGGGGCAGCGCCTGTACGAGCCGACCGGGACGCTGTGCATCGGCTCGATCGAGGATACCGCCTGGCTGCACGAGAGCGCCGCGACCCTGGCCGAACGCGGGCGGGCGGTGCGCTGGCTGTCGGGGGCGGCGCTGGCGGCGGAGTTCCCGCTGATCGAGGCGCGCGGGATCCGGGAGGCGTTCCACCTGGAGACCGGCGGCGTGCTGCTGGCCGGGCGCATCGTCGAACTGCTGGCGCACCATCTGCCGGGCCGCAACGTCACCATCCATCCCCATGCCGCCGTGCTCGACCTGGACCCGGCGACGGCAACGATCCGGCTGGCCGACAGGTCGGTGGTGCGGGCCGACGCGCTGGTGGTCGCGGCGGGGCCGTGGGTGCCGCGGCTGGTGCCGGAATTGGCCGGGCGGGCGGTGCCGTCCCGGCAGGTGCTGACCTACCTGACGATGCCGGAGGGGCTGCGCGCGGCTTGGGCGAAGCACCCGATGGTGCTGGACATCGACCCGGACTGCGGCTTTTACCTGGTGCCGCCGGTGGCCGGGACGGGCATGAAGATCGGCGACCACCGATTTACCCTTGCCGGCGACCCGGACCGGGACCGGGAGGCCGGGCTGGAGGAGGCGGAGCGCATCTGGGCGTTCGGCCGCGCGCGGCTGGCCGATCCGGACCGCTATTCGATCGCCAGCGCCGCCACCTGCTTCTATACCTGCGAGAAGGACGAGCGCTTCGTCGTCGAGCCGCTGGACGGGGCGGGAGCGTCGGGGGGACGGGCCTGGGTGATGACCGGATTCTCCGGCCACGGCTTTAAATTCGGCCCCGTGCTGGGCGAACGCATGGCGGCGGCCTTGGAAAACCCGGACCTGGGACCGACATTGACCTCGTGGGCCGCCGGCCGCCAACCCGTCCCGCGGGACCAGTGA
- the ihfB gene encoding integration host factor subunit beta, which translates to MTKSELILRLSEQNPHLYQRDIEKIVTTIFDEISEALARGDRVELRGFGAFSVKKRDARVGRNPRTGASVHVTQKFIPFFKTGKQLRERLNTE; encoded by the coding sequence ATGACAAAGTCTGAACTGATTCTTCGTCTGTCCGAACAGAATCCGCACCTGTACCAGCGCGACATCGAGAAGATCGTCACCACCATCTTCGACGAGATATCGGAGGCGCTGGCGCGCGGCGACCGGGTGGAGCTGCGCGGGTTCGGGGCGTTCTCAGTGAAGAAGCGCGACGCCCGGGTCGGGCGCAATCCGCGCACCGGCGCCAGCGTCCACGTGACGCAGAAGTTTATTCCCTTCTTCAAGACCGGCAAGCAGTTGCGCGAACGTCTGAACACGGAGTAA